A stretch of DNA from Pseudonocardia hierapolitana:
CCAGAGCAGGTCGGTGAGCGCCTCGGCCTGGCTGCGCCAGTCGCCGCCCGGGTCGAGGTAGAGCAGACCGGAGAGCCCGCGCAGCACGGTCTGCGGATCCAGGTCGGCGCGGACGGTGCCCGCCTCGACGTTGGCCGCCAGCAGGGTGGACACCGCGCCGGCCATGGCTTCGTAGGCCTTGCCTGCGACGTCCTCGTGGGAGCTCGTGGTGGCGCGCAGGGCTTCGACGAGGCCGCGCTTGGTCATCATGTACCGGGCGAGGTGGTCGGTGGTCCACACCCGGAACGCCTCCTGGGGGGACCTGTCGCGCAGCAGCGTGGGGACGACGTCGAGCAGGTGCTGCACCTCCCGCCGGTAGACCGCCAGTACGAGCGCCTCATGGGTGGGGAAATGCCGGTAGACGGTGCCGACCCCGACGCCCGCGGCCTTGGCGATCGCGTTGAACGAGACCTCGCCCGAGCACGCCA
This window harbors:
- a CDS encoding TetR/AcrR family transcriptional regulator; this encodes MTMGSVSPRRADTRRNNERILVAAAASLACSGEVSFNAIAKAAGVGVGTVYRHFPTHEALVLAVYRREVQHLLDVVPTLLRDRSPQEAFRVWTTDHLARYMMTKRGLVEALRATTSSHEDVAGKAYEAMAGAVSTLLAANVEAGTVRADLDPQTVLRGLSGLLYLDPGGDWRSQAEALTDLLWRGMAPRPE